The nucleotide sequence AAGGGGTTTATTCTTGAAGACAAAGTGATTCACTAGGTGAGTTTCAGTATTCATGCGGGGTTTTGACCTTTACTAGTTAAAGGTTAGGTCGAATTCATTTCAGCATCTACATTACCTGAGAGCGATTAATAATATGTCTAAAAACAAAAAAACTGTCTTTTCGAACTTGAGAGAAATATTTCTTATTAAAATGGATACAGATAAGCTGATATCAGCATATTCAAACAGGAAAGATACCTCTGCTTTGCACGGTATGACAGTTTTTTTTTGTGTTTTGCTAACCTATGGAATCGAGCTCAGGTTGTTGTGTATCTGGCTTCCAAATAGATTTGAAACAAGTTCAAGATGACATGTATTAAAACGCCAAAACCTTAACCAAAGAGGATTGATGCAAGACTAATTCTTACCTTTGCTACGCATGAATAATAATGACGTCCTTCGAAGAATCAGATACACCTTTGACTATGGAGATGATAAGATCATCAGAATATTTGAGCTCGGAGGCAAGGAAGTTTCCAGAGAGCAGATAAGCAATTGGCTAAAGAAAGATGATGATCCCGATCAAAAATCTATTTATGATCAAGATTTAGCTGTATTCTTAAATGGATTCATTGTAAAACATCGAGGGAAGAAAGACGGAGATCAACCTAAACCAGAGAAGAAACTCAATAATAATGTCGTATTTCGGAAACTAAAAAT is from Marinobacter alexandrii and encodes:
- a CDS encoding DUF1456 family protein, with protein sequence MNNNDVLRRIRYTFDYGDDKIIRIFELGGKEVSREQISNWLKKDDDPDQKSIYDQDLAVFLNGFIVKHRGKKDGDQPKPEKKLNNNVVFRKLKIALNLRDEDIIHLFDLAKFEVSKHEISAIFRKPTQKQYRLCKDQFLRNFLQGLQVKHRGENKVESKPENEKKPVKRIITRPKRD